One Frankia alni ACN14a DNA window includes the following coding sequences:
- a CDS encoding NADP-dependent oxidoreductase — protein MKAMSFEETGGPEVLHLVDVPQPHAGPGQIRIAVRAAGVNPVDWKIRNGSTLRTIPVPLPHIPGLEAAGVVDEVGAGVEGVSVGDEVFGAAQNASAEYAVLDEWAPKPPELTWAQAAGLAMAVETAARGLDLLGITADQELGAGLEAAAGSEQGGSASAGTTLLVNGAAGGVGLAAVQLAQARGARVIGTASRDNQEYLRSLGVAATDYGPGLVDRVRALASDGVDAALAVSGEGALPDLITLTGSPDRVVSIGDATAADHGVRFTTGAEGRAFYSLREAATLAAAGRLTMPVARALPLAELGEAHRLSEAGHVRGKFVVVLD, from the coding sequence ATGAAGGCGATGAGTTTCGAGGAGACCGGCGGCCCTGAGGTCCTCCACCTGGTCGACGTGCCGCAGCCGCACGCGGGGCCGGGGCAGATCCGGATCGCGGTGCGCGCGGCCGGCGTGAACCCGGTCGACTGGAAGATCCGCAACGGCTCGACGCTGCGCACCATCCCCGTGCCGCTGCCGCACATCCCGGGCCTGGAGGCAGCGGGCGTGGTCGACGAGGTCGGCGCCGGCGTCGAGGGTGTGTCGGTCGGTGACGAGGTGTTCGGCGCGGCGCAGAACGCCTCGGCCGAGTACGCCGTGCTCGACGAGTGGGCGCCGAAGCCGCCCGAGCTGACCTGGGCGCAGGCCGCGGGCCTGGCGATGGCCGTCGAGACCGCCGCACGCGGCCTCGACCTGCTCGGCATCACCGCCGACCAGGAGCTGGGGGCCGGTCTGGAGGCGGCGGCCGGGTCGGAGCAGGGCGGGTCGGCGTCGGCCGGGACGACGCTCCTGGTCAACGGCGCGGCCGGCGGCGTCGGGCTGGCCGCCGTGCAGCTCGCGCAGGCGCGCGGGGCGCGGGTGATCGGCACCGCCAGCCGGGACAACCAGGAGTACCTGCGCTCGCTCGGCGTGGCGGCGACGGACTACGGTCCGGGCCTGGTCGACCGGGTCCGGGCGCTGGCCTCCGACGGGGTCGACGCCGCCCTCGCGGTGTCGGGCGAGGGGGCGCTGCCGGATCTGATCACGCTGACCGGCAGCCCGGACCGGGTGGTGTCCATCGGCGACGCCACCGCGGCGGACCACGGCGTCCGGTTCACCACCGGGGCGGAGGGGCGGGCCTTCTACTCGCTGCGGGAGGCGGCGACGCTCGCGGCGGCGGGCCGGCTCACCATGCCGGTCGCCCGGGCCCTGCCGCTCGCCGAGCTCGGCGAGGCGCACCGGCTCAGCGAGGCGGGCCACGTGCGCGGGAAGTTCGTCGTCGTCCTCGACTGA